From a single Glycine soja cultivar W05 chromosome 19, ASM419377v2, whole genome shotgun sequence genomic region:
- the LOC114398943 gene encoding 39S ribosomal protein L54, mitochondrial-like → MAMNRARYIRHILTTKEVVGVACQRTFATGKAKKGSKGGAAADAPKASTLSKEVKSSTVVGANILKEGTDPKIQPDSEYPDWLWHLLDKRPALSELRRRNIDTLSYEDLKRFVKLDTRARIKENNSVKAKN, encoded by the coding sequence ATGGCAATGAACCGTGCCAGGTATATTAGACACATTCTTACCACCAAAGAGGTAGTTGGGGTTGCATGCCAACGAACTTTTGCCACCGGTAAAGCAAAGAAAGGATCTAAAGGGGGTGCAGCTGCTGATGCGCCCAAAGCATCAACTCTTAGCAAGGAAGTCAAGTCTAGTACAGTTGTAGGTGCCAACATTCTCAAGGAAGGAACTGATCCAAAAATCCAGCCTGATTCAGAATACCCTGACTGGTTGTGGCATCTGCTTGATAAACGCCCTGCACTTAGTGAACTGCGTAGGAGGAATATTGATACACTATCTTATGAAGATCTAAAACGCTTTGTTAAGCTGGATACCCGAGCAAGGATCAAGGAGAATAACTCTGTCAAGGCAAAGAACTGA